In the genome of Acidobacteriota bacterium, one region contains:
- a CDS encoding beta-galactosidase trimerization domain-containing protein: MNTRREFIQQSTLALASAAVLPSLATAQPLAADWYERPMRWAQLTLVEDDPGNYDPAFWLDYFKRTHSDATCLSAGGCVAYYPTKVPLHYRSKFLGDRDCFGELVAGARKLGMNVIARTDPHAATQAIYEAHPDWIAVTADGKPRKHWADPTLWVTCGLGPYNFEHMTAITREIMQMYKIDGIFSNRWDGSGMCYCQHCQTNFKKHSGLDLPRTGDPQDEARRQYIVWRQARLFELWRLWDGEIKKINPNASYIANAGGGALSDLDMKTIGELAHTLFADRQARRGLMPPWANGKNGKEYGATMGRKAIGGIFSVGIEEPYRWKDSVQNAEEIRLWVVDGVAHNLRPWFTKFNGKVIDKRWLKVVEDLYGWHYRNEKYLRNEKSLARVAMVYSQQTASFYGGEQARAKVEDHALGFYQALVEARVPFDMVHDQLMEAERLKPYRTLILPNIAALSDKQCAQLKAFVESGGNLIATHETSLYDEWGKRRKDFGLAELFGASFDGRVEQNIRNSYLNVDKDPQTGAFHPIVRGLEDATRIINGTNWVHVKAHAKAYAPLTLVPSYPDLPMEQVWARVPRTDTPAVFARQIGKGRVVYFPFDLDRTFWEVLAADHLKLLQNAVVWVHQEEQPLTVKGRGVLDVSLWMQKSSIAAHLVNLTNPMMMKGPIREIIPLSAQQVRIHIPDGRRVSKAHFLVSGATPNWRQTGDAVTVTVPSIELHEVVALDLA; encoded by the coding sequence ATGAATACACGCCGCGAATTTATTCAACAATCTACGTTGGCTTTGGCTTCCGCCGCCGTGTTGCCGTCGCTTGCGACCGCGCAGCCGCTGGCCGCCGACTGGTACGAACGTCCGATGCGCTGGGCGCAATTGACGCTGGTCGAAGACGACCCCGGCAATTACGACCCGGCTTTCTGGCTCGACTATTTCAAGCGCACGCATTCCGACGCGACCTGTCTGTCGGCGGGCGGTTGCGTAGCCTATTACCCGACTAAAGTGCCGCTGCATTACCGCAGCAAGTTCCTCGGCGACCGCGATTGTTTCGGTGAACTGGTCGCGGGCGCGCGCAAGCTAGGCATGAACGTCATCGCGCGCACCGACCCGCATGCGGCGACGCAGGCGATTTATGAAGCGCATCCCGACTGGATCGCCGTCACCGCCGACGGTAAGCCGCGCAAGCATTGGGCTGACCCGACGCTCTGGGTCACGTGCGGTTTGGGGCCTTATAACTTCGAGCACATGACCGCCATCACGCGCGAGATTATGCAGATGTACAAAATAGACGGCATCTTCAGCAATCGTTGGGACGGTTCGGGCATGTGTTATTGCCAGCATTGCCAGACGAATTTCAAAAAACATTCCGGCCTCGATTTGCCGCGCACCGGCGATCCGCAAGACGAAGCGCGGCGGCAATACATCGTCTGGCGGCAGGCGCGACTGTTTGAGTTGTGGCGGCTGTGGGACGGCGAAATCAAAAAGATCAATCCGAATGCGAGCTACATTGCGAACGCAGGCGGCGGCGCGTTGAGCGATTTGGATATGAAAACCATCGGCGAATTGGCGCATACGTTGTTTGCTGATCGGCAGGCGCGGCGCGGCTTGATGCCGCCGTGGGCGAATGGCAAGAACGGCAAGGAATACGGCGCGACGATGGGGCGCAAAGCCATCGGCGGCATTTTCAGTGTAGGCATCGAAGAACCTTATCGCTGGAAAGACTCGGTGCAGAACGCCGAAGAGATTCGGTTGTGGGTGGTTGACGGCGTTGCGCACAACCTGCGTCCGTGGTTCACGAAATTCAACGGCAAGGTGATTGATAAGCGTTGGCTGAAAGTCGTCGAAGATTTATACGGCTGGCATTACCGCAACGAAAAATACCTGCGCAACGAAAAGTCATTGGCGCGCGTGGCAATGGTTTATTCCCAGCAAACCGCTTCGTTTTACGGCGGCGAACAGGCGCGCGCCAAAGTCGAAGACCACGCGCTCGGTTTTTATCAAGCCCTGGTCGAAGCGCGCGTGCCGTTCGACATGGTGCATGACCAGTTGATGGAGGCCGAACGGTTGAAGCCCTATCGCACGTTGATTCTGCCAAACATCGCCGCGCTGTCTGACAAGCAATGTGCGCAACTCAAGGCGTTTGTTGAAAGCGGCGGCAATCTGATCGCTACGCATGAGACTTCGCTCTATGACGAGTGGGGCAAGCGGCGCAAGGATTTCGGCTTGGCGGAATTGTTCGGCGCTTCGTTCGATGGCCGCGTCGAACAGAACATTCGCAACTCTTACCTCAATGTAGACAAAGACCCACAGACCGGCGCGTTTCATCCAATCGTGCGTGGGCTGGAAGACGCTACGCGAATTATTAATGGGACAAATTGGGTACACGTCAAAGCACATGCGAAAGCCTATGCGCCGCTGACGCTCGTGCCTTCTTATCCCGATTTGCCGATGGAACAGGTGTGGGCGCGCGTGCCGCGTACTGATACGCCTGCGGTGTTTGCGCGGCAAATTGGCAAAGGCCGCGTCGTATATTTTCCCTTCGATCTTGATCGCACCTTCTGGGAAGTGTTGGCGGCAGACCATCTCAAACTTTTGCAAAACGCCGTCGTGTGGGTGCATCAGGAAGAGCAGCCGCTGACCGTCAAAGGACGCGGTGTGTTGGATGTGTCGTTGTGGATGCAGAAAAGTTCCATCGCCGCGCATCTCGTGAACCTGACGAATCCGATGATGATGAAAGGGCCGATCCGCGAAATCATTCCGCTGTCGGCGCAACAGGTGCGCATTCACATACCTGATGGACGCCGCGTCAGCAAGGCGCATTTCCTCGTCAGCGGCGCAACGCCCAACTGGCGGCAAACAGGTGATGCGGTGACTGTGACCGTGCCATCAATCGAGTTGCATGAGGTCGTGGCGCTCGATCTTGCCTAA